Proteins found in one Magnolia sinica isolate HGM2019 chromosome 5, MsV1, whole genome shotgun sequence genomic segment:
- the LOC131245623 gene encoding uncharacterized protein LOC131245623, which yields MEDHHVNQSPPTTTISSSTSTIIHRIITVLFIAIMSIWANHEASKGFEITITNDATDLPAGRRFGLLFVSDDKATRIIINASHFVENILYPDDHHPRKPIDRVTLRFSGQNLTEEGAIVAVDRRSPREFVVQISSHIMDMAHVEWAMAAAVQQGITRVWLWDGNGSAPVSLLDGMIEYISIVAGFSPSPSDYGGAVLPESDGGCWAGMDRVGVARFLQYGEALRHGFVARLNRAMQGPWHVRMVDDALGWPAQMLCASYHASSALHLSNASDSASASASGQVM from the coding sequence ATGGAGGACCACCACGTCAACCAATCCCCCCCTACCACCACCATctcctcctccacctccaccatCATCCACCGGATCATCACCGTCCTTTTCATTGCTATTATGTCCATCTGGGCCAACCACGAAGCATCAAAAGGCTTTGAAATCACCATCACCAACGACGCTACCGATCTTCCAGCAGGCCGCCGGTTCGGTCTCTTATTCGTCTCCGACGACAAAGCTACCCGAATTATCATTAACGCCAGCCATTTCGTCGAAAATATTCTATACCCTGATGATCACCACCCCAGAAAGCCGATCGATCGTGTGACTCTCCGATTCTCTGGCCAGAACTTGACCGAGGAGGGAGCAATCGTGGCCGTCGATCGCCGCAGTCCACGTGAATTCGTTGTTCAAATTAGCTCACATATCATGGACATGGCCCACGTCGAGTGGGCCATGGCAGCAGCGGTGCAACAAGGTATCACACGTGTATGGCTCTGGGACGGGAACGGTAGCGCACCGGTGTCTCTTTTGGATGGCATGATCGAGTACATTAGTATTGTGGCGGGGTTCTCCCCGTCGCCGTCCGATTATGGAGGTGCCGTACTGCCGGAATCTGACGGTGGGTGTTGGGCAGGCATGGACCGGGTAGGTGTGGCACGTTTCTTGCAGTACGGTGAGGCTCTTAGACATGGGTTTGTCGCACGCTTAAACCGTGCCATGCAGGGACCTTGGCACGTGCGCATGGTGGATGATGCATTGGGTTGGCCGGCTCAGATGCTTTGTGCGTCTTACCACGCTTCGTCGGCACTTCATCTCTCCAACGCATCAGATTCCGCGTCAGCATCTGCGTCGGGCCAGGTCATGTGA